A single window of Paenibacillus sp. SYP-B4298 DNA harbors:
- a CDS encoding pectate lyase family protein, whose protein sequence is MPAAALPAGSADFDELVSPAASAAVLREYDLTGFAAAGGTTGAGTIAESDSRYVKVYNAEQLGIALKRRSPVKVVEIMNDLNLGWNEISSAARTAPFYTHNAPSTHPVLLQTGVSKIELDGFDGLTIFSRNGAKIKHAAFVIKRSNNVVIRNLEFDELWEWDELSKGDYDKKDWDYITLESSSNIWIDHCTFNKAYDGVVDSKKGTSGVTISWSLFRGDNGSAKGWVAQQINAMESNRSAYPMYNYLRGLGLTTQHIIALSAGQKKGHLVGANELASDNSQLTITLHHNYYKDMMDRLPRLRGGNAHVYNIVADSSQAHASSAILTNTMKQSLASKGYKFGVTSNGAIATENGAVLVESSSFIDVQYPLRNNQKDPSKPQYTGKIRAVNTLYSMNGSSFKGSSDTAGSPLAPVPAPIIAFSWNGFTALPYSYIAVQPETLASRLTSSQGAGAGKLQWSSAQWLQTTGGNPL, encoded by the coding sequence CTGCCTGCTGCGGCGCTCCCTGCAGGCTCGGCTGATTTCGATGAGCTCGTTAGCCCGGCCGCCTCGGCAGCGGTTCTGCGCGAATATGATCTGACCGGCTTTGCAGCGGCAGGCGGTACAACGGGAGCTGGAACTATTGCAGAGAGCGACTCGCGATATGTGAAGGTGTACAATGCCGAGCAGCTCGGCATCGCTCTGAAGCGTCGATCGCCCGTCAAGGTTGTCGAGATTATGAATGATCTGAATCTGGGCTGGAACGAGATTAGCTCGGCGGCGCGCACCGCGCCCTTTTATACGCATAATGCACCCAGCACCCATCCTGTCCTGCTGCAGACCGGTGTTAGTAAAATCGAACTGGATGGCTTCGACGGGCTGACGATCTTCTCTCGCAACGGGGCCAAGATCAAGCATGCCGCGTTCGTCATCAAACGCAGCAACAATGTCGTCATCCGCAACCTGGAGTTCGATGAGCTATGGGAATGGGATGAGCTGTCCAAGGGCGACTATGATAAGAAGGATTGGGACTATATTACGCTGGAGTCATCCAGCAATATCTGGATTGACCACTGTACCTTCAACAAAGCATACGATGGCGTCGTCGATTCCAAGAAGGGCACGAGCGGCGTGACGATCTCCTGGTCGCTATTCCGCGGAGATAACGGCAGTGCTAAGGGCTGGGTCGCTCAGCAGATCAACGCCATGGAGAGCAATCGCAGCGCCTACCCGATGTATAACTATTTGCGGGGTCTGGGTCTAACCACGCAACATATTATTGCCCTCTCTGCTGGACAGAAGAAGGGGCATCTGGTCGGCGCCAATGAGCTGGCGTCTGACAACAGTCAACTGACGATTACACTGCACCATAATTATTACAAGGATATGATGGATCGTCTGCCTCGTCTGCGCGGAGGCAATGCCCATGTATACAACATCGTGGCGGACAGCTCGCAGGCACATGCTTCATCAGCGATCCTGACGAATACCATGAAGCAATCGCTCGCATCCAAGGGCTACAAGTTCGGTGTCACCAGCAATGGCGCGATCGCTACCGAGAACGGCGCCGTATTGGTTGAGAGCTCAAGCTTCATTGATGTGCAGTATCCACTGCGCAACAATCAGAAGGACCCGTCCAAGCCGCAATATACGGGCAAGATCAGGGCGGTGAATACTCTCTATTCCATGAATGGCAGCAGCTTCAAGGGCAGCAGCGACACGGCGGGCAGTCCGCTCGCGCCTGTCCCGGCGCCGATCATTGCATTCTCCTGGAACGGCTTTACCGCACTGCCTTACAGCTATATTGCTGTTCAGCCAGAGACACTGGCTAGCCGCCTCACCTCGAGCCAGGGCGCGGGTGCAGGCAAGCTGCAATGGAGCAGCGCACAATGGCTGCAGACCACAGGCGGCAACCCACTGTAA
- a CDS encoding glycosyltransferase family 4 protein, whose amino-acid sequence MRILLATYWHVPHLGGVWPYMEHLKMRLEAQGHHVDTLGYGDIPGSFVHMYSQGKRFETHHVIPLLEAKLNASLFPALHCNPLMHYNEFRRYAYELAVAAIGIGSYDLIHTQDVFSTVAINRLRSPGTALVATIHGCVAHEMRHHMTTDLYRSPTTPIAQAYYNRIEQLGGSVGEYTVLANQWMKTNLTQEFGVPAASLKVIHYGYDIPKFMAQLHVPGPSYRPPGQKVITYTGRLTEIKGLKYLLGALARLRYVRQDWVCWLIGDGDGRQEVEQQCHALGLGDKVCFWGARDDIPSMLAQSDLFVLPSLIENQPMSVIEAQLAGKAIITSDAGGLPEMTRHRKTGLLFPVGDEEKLLQALQELLADDRLREKLGSHVKEWAHKHWSLDTMTQSMSELYGKAVEKRKRAMQLVKL is encoded by the coding sequence ATGAGGATTTTGCTAGCAACGTATTGGCATGTTCCGCATCTGGGAGGCGTATGGCCATACATGGAGCACTTGAAAATGAGGCTGGAGGCGCAGGGGCACCATGTGGATACGCTGGGCTATGGTGATATTCCTGGGAGCTTCGTGCACATGTACAGTCAGGGCAAGCGCTTCGAGACCCATCATGTGATTCCCCTGCTGGAGGCGAAGCTGAATGCTTCCCTTTTCCCGGCGCTCCATTGCAATCCCTTAATGCATTACAACGAATTTCGGCGCTATGCTTACGAGTTGGCAGTAGCGGCTATCGGCATTGGTAGCTATGACCTCATTCATACACAGGACGTATTCTCCACGGTAGCCATCAACCGGCTGCGGTCGCCCGGAACAGCGCTGGTGGCCACCATTCACGGCTGCGTGGCTCATGAGATGCGGCATCATATGACAACCGATCTGTACCGCTCCCCGACGACCCCTATTGCACAAGCCTACTATAATCGGATCGAGCAATTGGGGGGATCAGTGGGGGAATATACCGTGCTGGCCAATCAATGGATGAAAACAAACCTCACGCAGGAATTCGGTGTGCCGGCTGCAAGCCTGAAGGTCATTCATTATGGCTATGATATTCCGAAGTTTATGGCACAGCTCCATGTGCCAGGCCCTTCCTACCGGCCTCCTGGACAGAAGGTAATTACCTATACCGGGCGACTGACCGAAATCAAAGGGCTTAAGTACCTGTTAGGAGCGCTGGCACGCCTCAGGTACGTTCGACAGGATTGGGTATGCTGGCTTATCGGGGATGGAGATGGTCGTCAAGAGGTGGAGCAGCAATGTCATGCGCTCGGACTGGGCGACAAGGTGTGCTTTTGGGGAGCGCGGGATGACATCCCCAGCATGCTGGCTCAATCGGATCTATTCGTCCTGCCGAGCCTGATTGAGAACCAGCCGATGTCTGTCATTGAAGCACAGCTTGCCGGCAAGGCGATCATTACGTCCGATGCAGGCGGGTTGCCAGAGATGACCCGGCACCGCAAGACCGGGCTGCTGTTCCCTGTTGGCGATGAGGAGAAGCTGCTTCAGGCGTTGCAGGAGCTGCTGGCTGACGACAGGCTAAGGGAGAAGCTGGGGTCTCACGTCAAGGAGTGGGCGCACAAGCATTGGTCGCTGGATACTATGACACAGTCGATGAGCGAGCTATATGGGAAAGCCGTGGAAAAAAGAAAACGCGCGATGCAGCTTGTCAAGCTATGA